The sequence ATTCATGCCTCATCGCATTGACAAGATAGTTACTCGCCTTCCTGTTTACCTTCGGCATACACAGATTCAATAGAGAACATTTCTTGCACTTCTTTGAATATTCGGCCTTTGGAGTAATTCCGGATTCGATCAGCTCATGAACTTTCTTTGCCGCGTCCACCGTCTCCTGCCTCAATTTGGCGTCGAACATAACTTCTTCCCTGCGATGCGTCCGCCCATAAAAAAGCGCACCCTTTTCGATTTCAACATTGAGCATCTCCTCAAGACAGATCGCTTGCGCGCAAAGCTGAACTTTGTCGCAATCATCCATTTTGGGCTTTCCCCGCTTGTATTCCACGGGAAAAGGAATCCACGTCCCATTATCTTTTTTGTGAAACTCCACCACATCCGCCTTGCCGATTAAGCCGAGCCTGAGTGAACGCA comes from Nitrospirota bacterium and encodes:
- the cas4 gene encoding CRISPR-associated protein Cas4, producing MSYTEDDLIQLSSLQHFMFCERQCALIHIEQLWSENLFTAEGRIMHDKVDTANREVRGKVRIDYGVPMRSLRLGLIGKADVVEFHKKDNGTWIPFPVEYKRGKPKMDDCDKVQLCAQAICLEEMLNVEIEKGALFYGRTHRREEVMFDAKLRQETVDAAKKVHELIESGITPKAEYSKKCKKCSLLNLCMPKVNRKASNYLVNAMRHE